A DNA window from Novosphingobium sp. RL4 contains the following coding sequences:
- a CDS encoding type 1 glutamine amidotransferase domain-containing protein, whose translation MTKLKILMILTSSATMGEPDKPTGLWFEELATPYYAFVDAGASITLASIKGGPAPIDPRSVKARGENEDSVDRFLGDGEASDALTATTAVEDIDVSTYDAVFLPGGHGTMWDLPQSTALAALLDAVWAQGKVIAAVCHGPAGLVNVKDETGAPLVKGRRVTGFTDSEERAVGLAEAVPFLLETRLRALGGRYESIADFQPFAIADGRLVTGQNPASSALTAKLTLEALALASAD comes from the coding sequence ATGACCAAGCTCAAGATTCTGATGATCCTCACCTCCAGCGCCACGATGGGCGAGCCCGACAAACCGACCGGCCTGTGGTTCGAGGAACTGGCGACACCTTACTACGCCTTCGTCGATGCCGGCGCGTCGATAACGCTGGCCTCCATTAAAGGTGGCCCGGCGCCGATCGATCCCCGATCGGTAAAAGCCAGAGGCGAGAACGAGGATAGCGTGGATCGCTTCCTGGGTGACGGAGAGGCGTCCGACGCGCTCACAGCGACCACGGCCGTCGAGGACATCGACGTATCCACCTATGACGCGGTGTTTCTGCCCGGAGGGCATGGAACGATGTGGGACTTGCCGCAAAGCACGGCGCTCGCTGCACTTCTCGATGCGGTATGGGCGCAGGGCAAGGTGATCGCCGCCGTCTGCCACGGTCCGGCTGGCCTTGTGAACGTCAAAGACGAAACGGGTGCGCCGCTGGTGAAAGGTCGGCGCGTCACCGGCTTCACCGACAGCGAGGAGCGAGCTGTAGGGCTCGCCGAGGCCGTCCCGTTCCTGCTGGAAACCCGCCTGCGCGCGTTAGGCGGCCGCTACGAGAGCATCGCTGATTTCCAGCCGTTCGCCATTGCCGATGGCCGGCTCGTGACGGGCCAGAACCCGGCATCCTCGGCGCTGACCGCCAAACTGACCCTCGAAGCACTGGCGCTTGCCTCAGCCGATTGA
- a CDS encoding MFS transporter — MTTPQARSIPLVIYVFALSAFALGFTEFVTIGLVSAIANDLHVGVDQVGGAVAAYALGATIGAPILTALAAAWSRKHLLLAAMAVFTVGNFVVGLSGDLTSLLAARFGSGLGHGVFLAVASSAATRLVAPERAGSAVAVVFGGLTLALAFGVPIGTFLGGIWTWQAIFMGVAACGAIGFLGLAFLMPNGRDGGVAKDAFHNLVALFDRRLLGAALITVLAYTGSFTLFSYISPLLIEVTGMNAPLVAAMMLVYGVAAAIGNVVGGRMTDRLGPDKAVMIVLIGLALVLGAMWPAIRSIPIMAVLIAALGALTYAAVPAMQARVIGIAERHVPHALAAAAGLNIAGFNSGIALGSILGGGMIGSLGLTATAPLGAVAAIVGIMVLLLQRNGRRD; from the coding sequence ATGACCACGCCGCAGGCGCGGAGCATTCCGCTCGTCATCTATGTCTTCGCGCTCTCGGCATTTGCGCTGGGATTTACCGAGTTCGTCACCATCGGCCTCGTGTCGGCCATCGCGAACGATCTCCATGTCGGCGTCGATCAGGTCGGCGGCGCCGTCGCCGCCTACGCGCTCGGCGCTACCATCGGGGCACCCATCCTTACCGCATTGGCCGCCGCCTGGAGCCGCAAGCATCTGCTGCTGGCGGCCATGGCGGTGTTCACCGTCGGCAATTTCGTTGTGGGTCTGTCCGGCGATCTGACCTCGCTGCTCGCAGCCCGGTTCGGATCGGGCCTCGGGCATGGCGTCTTCCTTGCTGTCGCCTCCAGCGCCGCGACCCGGCTGGTGGCGCCGGAGCGCGCCGGAAGCGCCGTTGCCGTCGTCTTTGGCGGCCTCACGCTGGCGCTCGCCTTCGGCGTGCCGATCGGGACATTCCTCGGCGGCATCTGGACCTGGCAGGCGATCTTCATGGGCGTCGCCGCCTGTGGGGCTATCGGCTTCCTCGGGCTGGCCTTTCTGATGCCAAACGGCAGGGATGGCGGTGTGGCAAAGGACGCCTTCCATAATCTGGTCGCGCTATTCGATCGCAGGCTTCTTGGCGCTGCCTTGATCACAGTGTTGGCCTACACGGGATCATTCACCCTGTTTTCCTACATCTCGCCGTTGCTGATCGAGGTAACGGGCATGAATGCGCCTCTCGTCGCCGCGATGATGCTGGTCTATGGCGTTGCCGCAGCGATCGGCAATGTCGTGGGCGGGCGCATGACCGACCGGCTTGGACCCGACAAGGCGGTGATGATCGTCCTGATCGGCCTGGCTCTCGTGCTCGGCGCAATGTGGCCTGCCATTCGCTCCATTCCCATCATGGCGGTGCTGATCGCGGCTCTTGGCGCGCTGACCTATGCGGCGGTTCCTGCCATGCAGGCGCGGGTGATCGGCATCGCGGAACGGCACGTCCCTCATGCGCTCGCCGCCGCTGCCGGCCTCAACATTGCCGGGTTCAATTCCGGCATCGCGCTCGGCTCGATCCTGGGCGGTGGCATGATCGGAAGTCTGGGGCTGACGGCAACAGCGCCCCTCGGGGCGGTAGCCGCAATCGTCGGGATTATGGTGCTGCTCCTCCAGCGGAATGGCAGACGCGATTGA
- a CDS encoding LysR family transcriptional regulator codes for MQTLAVAEYLNFRHAANALGVSQSSVSTRVKLLEQDLGILLFERLPRGVRLTEAGRHFVEQVAVGIDHLDHAVKTAGLLARGEQGHLRISAYALISNGFLAGLLTRYRKMHPDVDIDIAECRAGDAVKQVRDGHLDVAFVLGAPDIPDCHSKPIWTEQLMIALPATHPLADREGVTWADLSAETFLVRHNGTGPQLHDLILLRLAECWPRPLIQRFNVDRLTLISMVEQSYGLTLATETTSQIRFPGVVFRPILDKPGSVVFSAVWSPNNRAPALRDFLDLAKKTSR; via the coding sequence ATGCAGACGCTGGCCGTGGCGGAGTACCTGAACTTTCGTCACGCCGCCAATGCTCTCGGCGTGAGCCAGTCCAGCGTCAGCACGCGCGTCAAATTGCTGGAGCAGGATCTTGGTATCCTGCTGTTCGAGCGCCTTCCGCGCGGCGTGCGGCTGACCGAGGCAGGCCGTCATTTCGTCGAACAGGTGGCGGTCGGCATCGATCATCTCGATCATGCGGTAAAGACCGCCGGCTTGCTCGCGCGCGGCGAGCAGGGACATCTCCGCATCAGCGCATATGCCCTGATCTCCAACGGCTTCCTTGCCGGTCTCCTGACACGCTACCGGAAGATGCACCCAGACGTCGATATCGACATCGCCGAGTGCAGGGCCGGCGACGCGGTGAAGCAGGTGCGTGACGGGCATCTGGACGTCGCCTTCGTGCTGGGCGCACCGGACATTCCCGATTGTCATTCCAAGCCAATCTGGACCGAGCAACTGATGATCGCCTTGCCAGCAACGCATCCGCTTGCCGATCGCGAAGGCGTCACCTGGGCCGACCTTTCGGCCGAAACCTTTCTGGTCCGGCACAATGGGACAGGTCCGCAGCTCCATGACCTTATCTTGCTTCGCCTCGCCGAGTGTTGGCCGCGACCATTGATTCAGCGCTTCAATGTGGATCGGCTGACGCTGATATCGATGGTGGAGCAGAGTTACGGTTTGACGCTGGCCACAGAGACTACGTCGCAAATCCGGTTTCCGGGCGTGGTGTTCCGGCCCATTCTCGATAAGCCGGGTTCTGTCGTCTTCTCGGCTGTATGGTCGCCAAACAACCGCGCCCCAGCACTCCGCGATTTCCTCGACCTCGCCAAGAAGACCAGTCGCTAG